The DNA region atgtatctaaaattggaagtgtttcctgatttgtattacacactattttgcatacacatacttaaagtttataattatcaagaaagccttttgtttgcctaaaaggttttcgaagtaattgccatttgattcgaagtatttttagacaaatattgatgtcgtttaacttccatttactgtattttagtagcatgataacacacatgtaaactactgaatttttagtttaggatataagtaatgcgacaacatcaattttagcagcctaaagtatacaaaattgagctcagctcactcagacgtgagcactatttgcgggttttcttaaactagcgtcaggaaaaaaatcataattaattcagggagtaacttttccttgatgttaactactgattttgtagataagaatacgcgctgtttaaaacaagtgcttttcttatcaataagtatatactgaaactaaaaccggacgtagaaaactaccaattttacgattttctactttttgatattgacggcctcttacaccgacgccatcttggccaccatCATGTGCTGCACGCGCTCCAACTACTCCTGGGACATCGTCATCGAGAAGATCGGTAAGATCTAGGGTCTAAAAGACAGTACGGTAAGGTTGTAGCATGTTTAGAACCACCCAGGGGTCGTTTGTAGCTGTAATTCCTTCGGGCGTAGCACAACTGACCCCCAAAGACTATAACAGATGACCGTCGACCCGGTAATCCCTCGTCTGTTTAAGATAATCAAATAATCAGTCTTTGCGAATgtgaatataaataatattggcTTTTTATTTCGAATTCTTAGCTCTCTTACTTTTTTTAAGCttagctaataaaaaaaatgcagaATCGTGCCGATTAGTACGATAGAGAACGAGTAGTACGATATTTTGTTGTACTACTCGAAAGGCTATCTTGAACATTTTGTTCTACTACTAGAGCCACAATTATAATTCTGTTGCTATTTCAGGCGATAAACTGTTCCTGGACAAGCGCGACAACACGGAGTTCGACCTGCTGACCGTGAACGAGACGTCCGTGGAGCCCCCGGCCGACGACGCCAACTCCATCAACTCGCCGCGCAACCTCGCGCTCGAGGCCACCTTCATCAACCACAACTTCAGCCAGCAGGTACACGTTGTATACAGGACTGTAGTGACAGCCTGGAGACTAGCTCACGGTCGGAGCGTCTGTGGAGCCCCCTGACGCGCCAACTCCATCAACTCGCCGCGCAACCTCGCGCTCGAGGCCACCTTCATCAACCACAACTTCAGCCAGCAGGTACACGCTGTATACAGGCCTGTAGTGACAGCCTGGAGACTAGCTCACGGTCGGAGCGTCTGTGGAGCCCCCTGACACGCCAACTCCATCAACTCGCCGCGCAATCTCACGCTCGAGGCCACCTTCATCAACCACAACTTCAGCCAGCAGGTACATGCTGTAGTGACAGCCTGGAGACTAGCTCACGGTCGGAGCGTCTGTGGAGCCCCCTGACACACCAACTTCATCAACTCGCCGCGCAACCTCGCGCTCGAGGCCACCTTCAGTAACCACAACTTTAGTCAACAGATAGTCAGGCACTagtttatttttagaaaaaatacaCAGCGTCTTGTTcattgttattaaaatattagtacGCTCCAGTGTCTTAAATGGGCTTACAAAAAAATcaattactgtttttttttcttcagttCTTAGTCCTAAAAATCCGGAATATGCTAATGATGTTTTATCCTGCAGGTGCTGAAATCGGGTCCGACGGAGCCGAAATACAAGTTCCCGGAGCCCAACCCCTTCGTGTCCGAGGAGGAGGAGGGTGAGGTGGCGTCCGTGGGCTACCGCTACCGCAAGTGGAACCTCAACAACGGCGTCGTGAGTCATGCAACTTTTTTTcctttcatcatcctccttgcgttatcccggcatctgccacggctcatggaagcctggggtccgcattgacaactaatcccaagatgtggcaggcactagttttaccgTATATGTTTTTGGAATGGAACGGACTAAAGTAGTGagcttaattattttaaaatacaaaaaatttaACAGGAACTAAACATTACCTTATAAACAACCCCTTTGACGGTTTGTTCacagttttttaaatacctaaaaaataCAATGTTGCATTGTTACTTTCACCTTACTTGCCATTTATGCgtttataatcattaaaattggcTCACCATAAGTAAAAAGAACCAAGTAAGTGGCCACCTATAATTTTGTTCTTCAatctggccttaaaaggttcactacccctggatctgtcaaatttgacagctccggtttgtttacacttttttcaacagcCAAATGTACTAACTAtagtttggagctaggttgaATTGTTtaaggtgttcccaatatttatttatttatttatgcttcGTGCGCATAAGGAACCTTGCTATCAGAGAAAGGTCCTATTCCATGAAGAACATTTCTATCGGCCAAAGGCCCACAAAGGTCAGCACATGGAGTTTTTTTCTGATGGAGAAGCAAATTTATCTGAATTATTAATTACTCTTATCGTCGCGCGCTGATAATATTTTGCCgactggcataaatactatttattgtgTCCTAGGTCCTGGTAGCTCGCTGTGAACACGACGCCGTAATGCAGGGGCCTCAGAACGAGACCCAGTTCCTCACCATCAAGGCCCTGAACGAGTGGGACAGCAAGGTCGCCAACGGCGTCGAGTGGCGGCAGAAGCTGGACACGCAGCGCGGCGCCGTGCTGGCCAACGAGCTGAGGAACAACTCCTGCAAGCTGGCCAAGTGGACCGTGCAGGTACTGTAGTGTAGCCACTCATACAGAGAACGAGTGGGACAGCAAGCTCGCCAACGGCGTCGAGTGGCGGCAGAAGCTGGACACGCAGCGCGGCGCCGTGCTGGCCAACGAGCTGAGGAACAACTCCTGCAAGCTGGCCAAGTGGACCGTGCAGGTACTGTAGTGTAGCCACTCATACAGAGAACGAGTGGGACAGCAAGCTCGCCAACGGCGTCGAGTGGCGGCAGAAGCTGGACACGCAGCGCGGCGCCGTGCTGGCCAACGAGCTGAGGAACAACTCCTGCAAGCTGGCCAAGTGGACCGTGCAGGTACTGTAGTGTAGCCACTCATACAGAGAACGAGTAGGACAGCAAGGTCGCCAACGGCGTCGAGTGGCGGCAGAAGCTGGACACGCAGCGCGGCGCCGTGCTGGCCAACGAGCTGAGGAACAACTCCTGCAAGCTGGCCAAGTGGACCGTGCAGGTACTGTAGTGTAGCCACTCATTCAGAGAACGAGTGGGACAGCAAGCTCGCCAACGGCGTGGAGTGGCGGTAGAAGCTGGACACGCAGCGCGGCGCCGTGCTGGCCAAGTGGACCGTGTAGGTACTGTAGTGTAGCCACTCATACAGAGAACGAGTGGGACAGCAAGCTCGCCAACGGCGTGGCGTACTGTAACTAGTTCTACAGGAAGAACCCAGCTCCTCGCTGTAGCGTAGATAGGCGTTCGTTATTCCAGACATATCGTATCACTTGCCGTATTTATTTCGCATACACTACACTCGCTGTCAAGCCCCTGAACAAGGCAGAACAGAAACTATCGAAAAGCAACAAAAAACCTTAGATGTTGTAATAATGGACAGCCAATATTTAAAttctattttgttttaatttctagtgacacgatttttatgaaacaattCCCGTAAGTGTAAATGTATGACCCGTTTCCGTCCTCCAGGCGCTGCTGGCCGGCTCGGACCAGATCAAGTTCGGCTACGTGTCCCGCACGCAGGTGCGCGACAACGCGCGCCACGTCATCCTCGGCACGCAGCAGTTCAAGCCGCACGAGTTCGCCGCGCAGATCAACCTCTCTATGGACAACGCCTGGGGCATCCTACGCTGCATCATCGACATCTGCATGAAGCAGAAGGACGGTCAGTACTCGCCACGGTGTCACGTGACCTTTGCCAGCATGACGTTTAGTACTCTTCACTATTTCTCGTGAGCCGCAGGTCTACCTGGCCATGGACAACGCCTAGGGCATCCTGCTGCATGAAGCAGACCGACGGTCAGTACTCTTCACCTTGTCACGTGACTTTCGGCGGGGGCCCGAGGACAACCAGGCCATGGATAAAGCTTCGGGCATCCTGCGCTCCACCCCGAGACTGCAATTGCCAGTGTTTTCCAACAAGTAACTAGTAGTATTTTTCCCGTATTTATTTCAGTGTCGGCAATTGATCTTTCATTTTTCCCCGCAGGTAAATACCTAATCATGAAGGACCCCAACAAGCCCCTGATCCGCTTGTACGACATCCCGGACAACACGTTCGAGTCGGACGCCTCCGAGGAGAGCGGCGACGAGCCCGCCGACACCCCCTTCGCCCCTCTCTACTCCTACGGAAACAACAAGAGGATTTAGACGCATACTCTTATGATGCCAATACATGTGACGCTAAAGCTCCGATTTCGTATAGCCTGGCGACAGTGGCGAGCGGTGGCCATAGGTGCGAACGGAACGTCCCATCACTGTATCTCGCTCCAACCTGTAGCCGCCGCTCGCCACTGTCGCCTTataccaatgtcgtggccgttAGGATAGCTGTGCCGTCATATAGCGGCCGACTCCATAGTTCGTTCTAAGAACCAGAGCTTAAGCAAAAACTATATAATTTGATAGAACCCCACACGCCTAAGGTAAATATACCTTTCATAAGCCACAAATCAGCTATTATCTAGAGGAAACAGGTTTCTAGTGTATTTATCACAGTTTAATAAGTattcaatatgtatttcatatttttattcaacAGAATACAATTGTATGGTCACATTTGGTGTTTTATTAAGTAAACGGGTGTGTCGAACAAAGTTAGCCGAATTCGAATATTAGAAATATTGTTAGATACATTTTATCGGTCCATTTCttagggtcagttgcatcaaccacatttgacagaaaatcatcgtcacgcagcaggcttctatggaacttcccatacaataaaatttaacgaacgctttaacggtgacggacggtttgatgcaaccggccctaataCAAGATTTTTTCACTCATTCATAAATATGTCAAATTAGTACatacaaatatataatatattattatggtaTAAAAAGAAAACTCTAGTTATGAACACATTATGCACTATCTTATCACAGGTAATGCTTGTTTACGTCTAGttccatttaaacattatttgatACGCTCGagtaaatatcaatattagccTTATATTTAGTTACTATGTTTTATGAATGTTTAAGCACACACCTTTTAAAGGAACCAAATAATATTTCATTCAATATACTTAGGTATTAGTTTCTTGTCACTGATTAGGTTTGTTGTACTTTTATTTACAAGTCTTGTAATCTTAGAGATGACAATCTGCCTCATTTGAAGAGTCGAAAGCACAATATTTATTCAACAAGGAGTTTgtccggcaaccttcaaatcaagggcgaacctgaacaggcatcttctgggcgagctcactccatcgtaggccacgtctttgcctttagctagtctgtggccaagagtaagcccatttataataaataataatcttgaTATGCTCTACAGGTCCACCTCAGGTAAATGCGTCTCAAAGACAAACTAACAAACATTTTAGAACTATCACAACTTTCTTGATCAAATTATGATCatcaaatttatatatttaccgAAGTTATACTTACATACTGCGTTTAAAACATACCTTGAAAAGTTGCATTTGCCTCAGGTGACTTATTCGACAATTTTATTTTGGATATTACTTCAACTTAATGGCGGTGTATCAATCTGTTCAATGTACTCTAATATAGGTAGATCAATGAATATCCTCCACATGTTTAAGTGCTGTAGCCTCTTGATTCCTCTCCTGCATATTATCCTGCACCTCTTCCAACGTTTTATCCTTAGTTTCAGGCACGAAaaagtatataaaaaataagccTACATAACCTACTATAGCGAAGGCCCAGAACACAGCGGAGTGTCCCAAGCCTGCTCTGATTCCATGGTAACATTTGGTTGTGGCAAAGCTCATGATACAGGCCATCACAGTCGCTGAACTGGATGCGGCAGTCTTAACATTCATAGGAAACAGTTCTGCTTGCATAACGTAAGGTAACATGCCTATACCTACGGAATAAAATATGTTGAACCCGAACAACCCTATTAGAGGTAAGAAGGAAATTGTAGATAAAGTCTCTGGGCTGAGTTGGACGGAATCTTGGAGGTAGAAGTACAAGCCTAGGGCACTCATGGAGAGCGCTACTCCTAAGTCTGAGACGAACATGAGGATCCGTCGACCGAAGTAGCCGGCTAGCAGTGCTCCGCCCACTCCTGTAAGCAGAAAGGTGATATAAGGGCATCTGCAAAGATTTTTAAAGTataggcaggggcggctcactccgcgattctatcgcagcgctacaagtacatgccggcggccgcgagttcgcggcctaatcaggggtggcgcgcgttctcacggaacgcacgttcgcactttctattgttactttacgtcgcgagtttttttaggTTCATATGTGATGTCTTCGTGTGAACGGCaaataatatttagttaaatagacattatGAATAGAATCgaacaatcttacacagatctaatattgattaagtcccacggaaaagttcaactaggcttgtgatgttgggacttaaacaaaaatatataaatactgcgtggatatatatatgtatacctataaagtacctaagacttgaatataatagtataacattttatatgagtattaattcgttttaatccatagacaaccatatcgtccgacgctgcgcacgtgcggctcgtttctttgttagaattttgtaggtatttaaaaggcggcattttgtgaacatcaaagcagtgggccttctgtacttgtactattatatattctgtggtataggTAACATAATTCATATAATTTAGTCTGAACGTTTTCCTTTGATGCTCGTTAGCAAGCAAAGCATCATGCACGCGATTGGTTGCATAGGTTGCTCTCATTTTGATGAGCCATATTACATGAGCTGATGAAAATGCCATAATGATATGGGTTTAGTATGTTAATTGTTAGTTGTAATAGTttcttattaataataaaatattcttaTTATTTATGAACCTGACTAATACCAAATAATACCGTGTGTGTGTggaccagggatgtaacggagttctgcttctgcttccgttactgcggaacttccgttttgttttacacatccgcttctgttccggttctgttatttttcaaacggaagttataacggatgtcggaacctagcgcgacggtgggacaagagcggcgtacatcaaagaccaacaggtctatacctatcattcgctcatctctccgcttgccacgtgctgcgatactaaacattaatcgcttcattccattgcgcgccaatatttgtcctgtccacctagttagtagcgagtgaacaactatattcagtggtgcagggcttatctacgatccccttagaagctccccttagatttgtttattaaatacagtttacttcttttacaatcactccatttaatttaaaaatttaattgtgtgctaacaattacacatataatttttactggttagttttggattgtattatactacctacgagtaagttttcttttcgtttctaaaaccttttacggcataataaaggtttaaaaggattcttatgtgatttttagtgattacctaaacaacaaacaatcttaaagttcaaggtgatttaaatttttgaattgtaatgaatgatatacttaagataaaatatcaggtaacttttcttttcgtttttaaaacctaagtgggcctaaaggctgattacagactgaacagtaaacacctaaaagttctaggtaatttaattagttttggtttatgttatacctatgtggtattttttcatttcgtttttaacatctataacttccgcttctggttccggttccgcttctgcttccgttaaactaaattcaaaacttccgcttccgcttccggttccgttaaaaccacatccgttacatccctggtgtggactgagtgagcaccttccgaaaataaaaaaaaatatgctgatcatttagtaaaagttctaaaacaattgtaaaacgaatctctgaatttgtaaaaagataaatcaaaagatacagccattaacatgtgctcactcagttctcacaaaataccaacgaaaacagtgaatatattcatttaacatataatatttatatactaacatttagtaaaaaataggccaacctacctctataaatattagatcacctagtgacgtattaaattttttacaaatagtttcttatgctcactcaatccacacacttttgaaaagccgaattttgatgaaaaacataagatttagaccgctattatatgtgtatagtttagaaagtgaaatgggaatttgtaaaatacaaaacgaaccactaacgtgtcaggtttttttataataaatttttgtaagtgctcactcagtccacacgttttgagaaagttaaaaatgtaaatatcttacgatttgtagcacctaagacactcgaaagtacttcaacatttagtaaaaatttttactaaatatccaccatctaatattttatattcgttgtctggttttaaagatattcagacataacttttctcatacaaatgtatcaagtagggtgaccatactatgtcggctcctgattttccccaccttcccattgtcatattgagattggggagtttcgttcaattttgataatagtttaccggattttgtaagtgggagcgagaaaagaataactatttctcgctcccacttacaaatccggtacgctcatctgttagcgcgattagattaccaggttctggtttcttactagtgaagtattatattctttgtttcttaccaattatcattcatgtcctttttaatgcatgcatgtcgatatggttattatcctgacgtcgataaaaattacacaatacacatcatcactaggccaagataataacctaaaaatagtttgcagatggataattaatatggtattagtttaatattatcaaaattgaacgaacgaaactccccaatctcaatatgacaatgggaaggtggggaaaatcaggagccgacatagtgtagtcaccctacttgatacatttgtatgagaaaagttatgtctgaatatctttaaaaccagacaacgaatataaaatattagatggtggatatttagtaaaaatttttactaaatgttgaaatactttcgagtgtcttagatgctacaaatcgtaagatatttacatttttaactttctcaaaacgtgtgaactgagtgagcacttacaaaaatttattataaaaaaacctgacacgttagtggttcgttttgtattttacaaattcccatttcacttttactaaactatacacatataatagcggtctaaatcttatgtttttcatcaaaattcggcttttcaaaagtgtgtggattgagtgagcataagaaactatttgtaaaaaatttaatacgtcactaggtgatctaatatttatagaggtaggttggcctattttttactaaatgttagtatataaatattatatgttaaatgaatatattcactgttttcgttggtagtttgtgagaactgagtgagcacatgttaatggctgtatcttttgatttatctttttacaaattcagagattcgttttacaattgttttagaacttttactaaatgatcagcatatttttttttattttcggaaggtgctcactcaatccacacacacacaataatACCTAGTGATTCGATCCGTTCACGAAAGCTGAAACGGATGAAGATTGCTAGCAACGAAGTAATTTTGCCAGATGATGTAatgctacttgaccctttttaaagtctgtcttatatgattaagtactgtccaattaaccgaaataaaatattaccatattttattatgacctaaaaacagcaaaaaaatattttcaaagtatacttt from Leguminivora glycinivorella isolate SPB_JAAS2020 chromosome 14, LegGlyc_1.1, whole genome shotgun sequence includes:
- the LOC125233218 gene encoding eukaryotic translation initiation factor 3 subunit D; the encoded protein is MSEHVLPAEEPIRFISPVIQDNPTGWGPCEMPDQFRDMPYQPFSKGDRLGKISDWTMVQDKKYQNKYASQFGAGSSYAYFHDEDESTFHLVDTTRDQKPPYQRGRARGRGQRGARGARTPGGMTTLNKQRDRKMGKRWGQRGAPMKIRDASVTVRPTWVTIEDMDFPRLAKLSLPGIKEGEDIACCGVLEYYDKAYDRVNVKHEKSLQRIDRIFHTKTTNFTIFYFLILTASYTDAILATIMCCTRSNYSWDIVIEKIGDKLFLDKRDNTEFDLLTVNETSVEPPADDANSINSPRNLALEATFINHNFSQQVLKSGPTEPKYKFPEPNPFVSEEEEGEVASVGYRYRKWNLNNGVVLVARCEHDAVMQGPQNETQFLTIKALNEWDSKVANGVEWRQKLDTQRGAVLANELRNNSCKLAKWTVQALLAGSDQIKFGYVSRTQVRDNARHVILGTQQFKPHEFAAQINLSMDNAWGILRCIIDICMKQKDGKYLIMKDPNKPLIRLYDIPDNTFESDASEESGDEPADTPFAPLYSYGNNKRI